GCTGACATGGGCGTGAAAAAAACAAATAGTATAGCTCAGGACACAACCCCTCTTCCACCTGCCAAAGAGGACCCCGCAGAGGACGACGCTGTCCTAGAGAACGAGCCTTGGATCGAACAGCCCATCAGAGTTGACTATGGGTACAATGTCAAGCTCGGCCAGGGGGTCTTTATCAATTTTGACTGCGTGATTATCGACACTTGTGAGGTCACCATCGGCGCACGAACCCTGTTTGGGCCAAAGGTCAACCTGTACAGCGGTACACACCCTCTTGATCCAGATCTACGCAATGGAACTTCAGGACCTGAAACCGGAAAGGAAATCCATATTGGCGAAGACTGCTGGTTAGCTGGGAATGTCACCATTCTGCCTGGTGTGACGATAGGAAATGGTGCGGTGATTGGAGCGAGCAGTGTGGTAACCAAGGTATGATAGTCCGTCTGTCAAACTCaagaatctttattattattattattattaacgGTTGAAGGATGTTCCTGCATATCACCTTGCTGTAGGAAACCCCGCTAGAGTCATACGTAAGATTGAGCGTTCTGGAGGGAAGTAGATAGACGAATCTATGACAAGGACTCGGCCTTCACCAAGCTTCCATGTTCTCGGTGAAAGTTATTGGCCATGTACCCAGACCTAATCATCGTTCAGGCCGGGGACACGTTCAGTGCAGAAGCTGTACTTTTGTCACTCTTATCAAAGACGCCATCCAGCAATGCTCAAATTCCTTACCTCCTGCAAGGGATAGAAGGAAATTTCATGCGCAGACGCTAGACACGAGACTGAGAGTGAAGTGATGAAGTCAATTCAACATTCCTTCTTGTTTCCATGACCGCTCTATGCACTAGTTATCTCGTGCTTCAGGCAAATAGCTGCCTAGGATACCCTAAACCTACTCTGGTGTATCTTGTGTTATTGGAAAGCTGGCCTGTGAATAAACCTTTTTATGAATCCATACAATCAATCTTCTTAAAAAGACCAAGTCCGCAATAAATTTAGGCAGTTTGTCTTGTACTCTCGATTTTATTGGGTTCCTGTCCAGGTGTTGACAGGAAAGTTCCTAGATAGTGGTGTGAGCCTTGCGCCCGCTGGTCCACCGCCAACGTCAGAGCTGTTGCGTCCCGGTTCCTTCACTGCTCTCTGgactccaaagtccaaacaGTCATAAAGAGACAACGAACAAGGCTTTCAGCGTTTCCTGCTCAAAGAACTCTCGCACCGCCAGACGGAGCCTTTCCTCAGTTGGGATTTGCCAACCTTGGTTTTGCTGCCATTCTTATCTTGCTTCCTCAGTTTAATTTCTGTTTTTTCACTCCGCTCGTCACTTGCCCACCACCGATCTCAGCTGTTGCTCATTTCCACGTCTTTTCTCGCTCCCCTCCCCCCCGCCCTTCCAGCCTCCTTTGCTCAATAGTATCTGGTAAATAATCAAACTTTGCCGGAATAAACTTCGCCGTCCCAAAAGGTCGAACTGGGAAAATGTCATGGCAGCTGCCCCGCTAGAGAGCTCTAGCACCCCGCCTGACGCTACTTCGACCGACACGGCGCGTTCCTCCGGCGATTCCATGGAAGAAATCGATCCCCAATCCACTCGGAAACGGCCTCGTCTCGATAGTGGAAGTGGTGTCTGCGATAATTTTCCTGCTCCCGGCGAGACGCCAACCCCGCACCCCGAAGGCGCCCCGGATGTTCCTGCCATAGCAGACCAGGGAGCTCCCACCCCGAACCGTCCAGCTAGCAGGGTGACCATCAACATGAAATCTCCCACGATAACAGATAATCGGCCCACAACCCCTGAAGACACTCCTGCCGAGGACCCCAACGCTGACACCTCCACGAAGCCCGGCGGCGACCAACCCACAAATGTCGTATCGCTAACGTCTACTCCCACTCGGAGCCCCGAGATTGAGgtggcggagctggaggatatggACCAGGATCCCAATACTACAAGCTGGAGGTCTTTAGGAGACGCGCTGCGCGACCCTTTGGTGCCAGACGTAGTCCAGCTTCGTGAACAGGTCTACTTGCCGGATACTTTCCCGGTGGTTGAACATGATCGGGAGCCGCATGAGAATCTAGATGATATGTGTGGGGTATTCGAAAAAGGTATGGATCCAGCCGTCATTGACTATCAGCAATATTGTAGCCATGAACTGAGACTAGCATCCAGGACACGAACACGACAGCTTATACCTGATTGCGGTGAGGCAGTGGTTTGAGGAAGTTGTCAACTCTCTAGAGCAGATGACACATGAAACTCTGATGGACGCACGGTATTTCTGGGACGAGATTCCAAACCTAATGGAGAGTGTGCTTCGCAGACCGTAAGTGGCCCTGAGCCTCTTCTACCATCATCAAGCCCAAGCGGAGACCGTTTCTTGGAAATGGCTCGTCCTCGTAGCTAACGTTTATGCAGCGATGTGTTTCAGTCAGATGACAACGTGGAGTTATGGAGATGCGTTGAAGAACTTTTCGCCAGTTATGCTCGACTGACGCTTCACCTAATTCGTTTGGATACTGCGCTACTTAATCAGCTG
This region of Aspergillus puulaauensis MK2 DNA, chromosome 5, nearly complete sequence genomic DNA includes:
- a CDS encoding sugar O-acetyltransferase (COG:E;~EggNog:ENOG410PN3K;~InterPro:IPR024688,IPR018357,IPR011004,IPR001451;~PFAM:PF14602,PF00132,PF12464;~go_function: GO:0016407 - acetyltransferase activity [Evidence IEA];~go_function: GO:0016740 - transferase activity [Evidence IEA]), whose product is MPDTEKDKMLRGELYRAFTPELTADRARCRAACTRFNNAGEVSRRRLLELWKDIAQDTTPLPPAKEDPAEDDAVLENEPWIEQPIRVDYGYNVKLGQGVFINFDCVIIDTCEVTIGARTLFGPKVNLYSGTHPLDPDLRNGTSGPETGKEIHIGEDCWLAGNVTILPGVTIGNGAVIGASSVVTKDVPAYHLAVGNPARVIRKIERSGGK